One stretch of Paenibacillus sp. AN1007 DNA includes these proteins:
- a CDS encoding sensor histidine kinase, producing MQKWSQLFYKNTGLNPYVWLVFFILPFYYISQYSQLWTMVTGIIIILVFFVCYLLAFITKGWQVYMWIGLLIAISITMTIAYDYAYFSLFLAFFIGNIKNKAGFFTLYSVNLGASFLTVNYGFINQNSMLLSQFPFVFISLMASILLPISTYNKNKREQLEGQLESANKRLDDLVKMEERQRIARDLHDTLGQKLSLIGLKTDLAKRLLRKNPDQAIVELNELRQTASTALKEVREMVTTMRGTQLVDELFRAEQILKAASIEFILKGSSKLQDTSQLNENVLGMCLKEAVTNVVKHSQASVCTITIEETPSHNVLTVHDNGIGIEGTRKQDRRGTGILGMKERLEFVNGCMDIRTGAQLEGTAVVIHVPKLVRKPMKEAEE from the coding sequence ATCCAGAAGTGGTCACAGCTTTTTTATAAAAATACAGGCTTGAATCCGTACGTATGGCTCGTCTTTTTTATTCTGCCCTTCTATTACATCTCTCAATATTCTCAATTATGGACAATGGTGACCGGCATTATTATCATCCTTGTATTCTTTGTCTGTTATCTGCTGGCCTTCATCACCAAAGGATGGCAGGTCTACATGTGGATCGGACTGCTGATCGCTATATCCATAACGATGACGATTGCATATGATTATGCTTATTTCTCATTATTCCTAGCTTTTTTTATTGGCAATATAAAAAATAAAGCCGGTTTCTTCACACTCTATTCGGTGAATCTTGGTGCAAGCTTCCTGACGGTCAATTATGGTTTTATCAATCAAAATTCCATGCTGCTTAGTCAGTTTCCATTTGTCTTTATCAGTCTGATGGCTTCTATCCTACTTCCGATCAGCACGTACAACAAAAACAAACGGGAACAGCTGGAAGGCCAGCTGGAAAGTGCCAATAAAAGACTGGATGATCTGGTCAAAATGGAAGAAAGGCAGCGGATCGCAAGGGATCTTCACGACACACTCGGACAGAAACTCTCTCTGATCGGGCTCAAAACCGATCTTGCCAAACGCCTGCTTCGCAAAAATCCGGACCAAGCCATCGTTGAACTGAACGAACTTCGACAAACAGCAAGTACAGCTCTCAAAGAAGTTCGCGAGATGGTTACGACGATGCGTGGAACGCAGCTGGTCGATGAGCTGTTCCGGGCGGAACAAATTCTGAAAGCTGCTTCCATTGAATTTATTTTAAAGGGCAGCTCGAAGCTGCAGGACACCTCTCAGTTGAATGAAAATGTGCTTGGTATGTGTCTGAAAGAAGCGGTCACCAATGTAGTGAAACACAGTCAGGCCTCGGTATGCACCATTACAATAGAAGAAACCCCTTCCCATAATGTTTTAACGGTCCATGATAACGGGATAGGTATCGAAGGTACGCGCAAGCAGGACCGCCGGGGAACCGGAATTCTCGGTATGAAAGAACGACTGGAATTCGTAAACGGATGTATGGACATTCGAACAGGTGCACAGCTGGAAGGCACAGCAGTAGTCATTCATGTACCCAAGCTGGTACGCAAACCTATGAAGGAGGCCGAAGAATGA
- a CDS encoding YitT family protein: protein MKKRITDILFLMAGAFLFALAVNLFVIPNDLAEGGVTGITIILYYLFHWSPGLMNLILNGLLLIVGYKFLDRTTTVYTIIAVIFNSLFLHLTESWSIASDELWVNTIFAGVFAGLGIGLIVRVGGTTAGTVILARLANKYLDWNISYGLLFFDLIVAFSSYFIIGPQGLMCTIVLLFVGTKMMEFIIEGLNPKKAVMIISSKQDQIAKQVIEKMDRGVTVLSGHGYYTKNPKEILYIVISKQEVPMLKKIVRAEDEIAFITIHDVRDVFGEGFIELSKS from the coding sequence ATGAAAAAAAGAATTACGGATATTTTATTTCTTATGGCTGGTGCCTTTCTGTTTGCACTGGCGGTTAACTTGTTTGTCATCCCGAATGATCTCGCAGAGGGCGGCGTAACAGGAATTACCATCATTCTGTATTACTTGTTCCACTGGTCCCCGGGGCTTATGAACCTGATTCTTAATGGTCTTTTGTTAATTGTAGGTTACAAGTTTCTTGATCGAACAACGACGGTGTACACAATTATAGCGGTTATCTTTAATTCCCTGTTCCTGCACCTGACAGAAAGCTGGAGCATTGCTTCAGATGAGCTGTGGGTTAATACAATCTTTGCAGGGGTGTTCGCCGGTCTGGGCATTGGTTTGATTGTCAGAGTGGGAGGGACCACAGCAGGCACGGTTATTTTGGCGCGGCTTGCGAACAAATATCTGGACTGGAATATCAGCTATGGATTGCTGTTTTTTGACCTAATTGTGGCATTCTCGTCGTACTTTATTATTGGACCACAGGGTTTGATGTGTACAATTGTGCTGCTCTTTGTCGGTACAAAAATGATGGAGTTTATTATTGAAGGACTGAATCCCAAAAAAGCCGTGATGATTATCTCATCCAAACAGGATCAGATTGCGAAGCAGGTTATTGAAAAGATGGACCGCGGAGTAACCGTTCTATCGGGGCATGGTTACTATACTAAGAATCCAAAAGAGATTTTGTATATTGTTATCAGTAAACAAGAGGTACCGATGCTGAAAAAAATTGTGCGGGCAGAAGATGAGATCGCATTTATCACGATCCATGATGTACGTGACGTATTCGGAGAAGGCTTTATCGAGCTTTCGAAGTCTTAA
- a CDS encoding YolD-like family protein: MAKAKVAKRPTRDEFELEELGNQLVEAFHERSEVLLTVWGKEEQVQGIIVKMDSRTRLVHVEHTEEEFTAKVPFMDIMQVQSPRY; the protein is encoded by the coding sequence TTGGCGAAAGCAAAAGTTGCAAAAAGACCCACACGGGATGAGTTTGAACTGGAGGAACTGGGGAACCAATTAGTAGAGGCTTTTCATGAACGCTCAGAAGTGCTGCTCACGGTCTGGGGCAAAGAAGAGCAGGTGCAGGGGATTATTGTAAAGATGGATTCCCGCACGCGTCTTGTTCATGTAGAGCATACGGAAGAAGAATTCACGGCGAAAGTGCCATTTATGGATATTATGCAGGTGCAGTCGCCGCGTTACTGA
- a CDS encoding dihydroorotate dehydrogenase produces MSEVVGGETRGYGYGGFTSVGAILVLFILLVIISKAFLV; encoded by the coding sequence ATGAGCGAAGTTGTAGGTGGAGAAACAAGAGGTTACGGCTATGGTGGTTTTACTTCCGTAGGCGCGATTCTGGTTCTGTTCATCCTGTTGGTAATCATCTCCAAAGCGTTCTTGGTATAA
- a CDS encoding ferritin, whose protein sequence is MSQELTASLNEQMNFEFYSAHVYMAMAAYCSSKSLDGFANFFIVQAEEERFHGMKIYKFLNDRGHRATLAAMPEPKNEYSSMLDVFEHGYAHEQQNTKKFYALADIALNEREHATMYFLKWFIDEQVEEEALFDNIIQKLRRIENDSNAFYMLDAEFGKRSFTAPAE, encoded by the coding sequence ATGAGTCAAGAACTGACTGCGTCGTTGAACGAGCAGATGAACTTTGAGTTTTATTCCGCTCATGTCTACATGGCGATGGCTGCATATTGTTCCAGCAAAAGTCTGGATGGATTTGCCAACTTCTTCATCGTGCAGGCGGAAGAAGAGCGTTTCCATGGTATGAAAATTTATAAGTTCCTGAATGATCGCGGACACCGCGCTACCCTTGCGGCGATGCCTGAACCGAAGAACGAATACAGCTCTATGCTGGATGTATTTGAACACGGTTATGCGCATGAGCAGCAGAACACGAAGAAGTTCTACGCCCTGGCGGATATCGCATTGAATGAGCGTGAACACGCTACAATGTATTTCTTGAAGTGGTTCATTGATGAGCAGGTCGAAGAGGAAGCTCTGTTTGATAATATCATTCAAAAGCTCCGCCGTATCGAAAATGACAGCAACGCTTTCTACATGCTGGATGCAGAGTTCGGCAAACGTTCATTTACGGCTCCTGCGGAGTAA
- a CDS encoding fatty acid desaturase produces MSRSKEMALKKEVTPFEKNDLKLSIRQLINTLLPLFLLWAAAYYSLSISYWLTFPIALVASGFVLRTFIIFHDCCHGSFFKSKRANDILGTITGVLTLTPYQQWKAEHSIHHATSGNLDKRGVGDIWVMTVDEYKSATPWMRLFYRVYRNPVIMFGIGPIYVFLLAYRFNRKAARRKERINTHLTTVLIIALYGFMCWLIGWQAFVMVQAPVFFFSGFFGIWLFYVQHQFEETYFEHEDEWSYVKAAVEGSSYYKLPKLLQWVSGNIGFHHVHHLSPRVPNYYLEEAHNATPPLQKATTITLRSSLVALRFRLWDEDSKQFISFKDLRRNTRKSYVPNPIRVTNQASLTEKP; encoded by the coding sequence ATGAGCAGAAGCAAAGAAATGGCTCTGAAAAAAGAAGTCACCCCTTTTGAAAAAAATGATCTCAAACTAAGCATTCGTCAACTAATCAATACATTGCTCCCGCTCTTCTTATTGTGGGCAGCCGCCTACTACAGCTTATCGATATCCTACTGGCTTACGTTTCCGATCGCACTTGTGGCCTCAGGATTTGTCCTGCGCACGTTTATTATTTTCCATGACTGCTGTCACGGATCATTCTTCAAGAGCAAACGGGCCAACGATATTCTCGGCACCATTACCGGTGTGCTAACTCTAACTCCCTACCAGCAGTGGAAGGCTGAACATTCCATTCACCATGCGACAAGCGGCAATCTGGACAAACGCGGTGTAGGTGACATCTGGGTCATGACCGTGGATGAATATAAGTCTGCCACACCATGGATGCGTCTCTTCTATCGTGTATACCGGAATCCGGTTATCATGTTTGGCATCGGGCCGATCTATGTATTCCTGCTTGCTTACCGCTTTAACCGCAAAGCGGCAAGACGTAAAGAACGAATCAATACCCATTTAACAACCGTTTTAATTATTGCGCTGTATGGCTTCATGTGCTGGCTGATTGGCTGGCAGGCCTTTGTTATGGTGCAGGCACCTGTATTTTTCTTCTCCGGTTTCTTCGGCATCTGGCTGTTCTATGTCCAGCATCAATTTGAAGAGACGTATTTCGAACACGAAGATGAGTGGAGCTATGTGAAAGCAGCCGTAGAGGGCAGCTCCTATTACAAACTGCCCAAACTGCTGCAGTGGGTCAGCGGAAATATCGGATTCCATCATGTGCATCACTTGAGTCCGCGTGTACCCAATTACTATCTGGAGGAAGCACATAATGCAACACCGCCTCTGCAGAAGGCAACAACGATTACGCTTCGTTCCAGCCTGGTTGCGCTTCGTTTCCGTCTGTGGGATGAGGACAGCAAACAGTTTATCAGTTTCAAAGACCTGCGTCGTAATACACGCAAAAGCTACGTTCCGAACCCAATTCGTGTAACTAATCAAGCGAGTCTGACAGAGAAGCCTTAG
- a CDS encoding polysaccharide deacetylase family protein, with amino-acid sequence MLHIRKSLLTTLAILLLFPLLFMPHSASAASSKEKSVSKANAKIIYLTFDDGPSAHTGELLDILDQYKVKATFFMLGPHMEQYKKSTQRIVKEGHGLGLHGVTHEVSKFYKTAYSGLKEMQQANESLNKAAGVKTSLVRTPYGSKPYLKTAYRNALLGQGGFHLWDWNVDSLDWKYKKDHQKVYNNVMSQVHKVNKNGITPIVLMHDQEATLKVLPQVLKTLKAEGYQFEILTKSVQPVNFWNDKR; translated from the coding sequence ATGCTGCACATTCGTAAATCATTACTTACCACACTTGCCATCTTACTTTTGTTTCCACTGTTATTCATGCCGCATTCTGCCTCGGCTGCATCATCCAAGGAGAAATCGGTCAGCAAGGCTAACGCCAAGATCATCTACTTGACATTTGATGACGGTCCTTCAGCTCATACCGGAGAGCTTCTCGATATTTTGGATCAATATAAAGTCAAAGCTACATTTTTCATGCTCGGACCTCATATGGAACAATATAAAAAAAGCACGCAGCGTATTGTAAAGGAAGGACATGGTCTTGGCCTGCACGGTGTAACACATGAGGTTAGTAAATTTTACAAAACAGCTTATAGTGGATTAAAAGAAATGCAGCAGGCTAATGAGAGCCTGAACAAAGCTGCGGGAGTTAAAACGAGTCTTGTGCGTACGCCATATGGCAGCAAGCCATATCTCAAGACGGCCTATCGCAATGCGCTTCTCGGTCAAGGCGGATTCCATTTGTGGGACTGGAACGTCGATTCCCTGGATTGGAAATACAAAAAAGATCATCAGAAAGTGTACAACAACGTGATGTCGCAGGTTCACAAGGTGAACAAAAACGGGATTACTCCGATCGTGCTGATGCATGATCAGGAAGCGACATTGAAAGTACTGCCTCAAGTGTTGAAAACACTGAAGGCTGAAGGATATCAATTCGAGATTTTAACGAAGAGTGTACAGCCGGTGAATTTCTGGAATGACAAGCGGTAA
- a CDS encoding response regulator transcription factor yields the protein MIRIVIAEDQRMMLGALSSLLNLEEDMEVVGQASNGQEALALVQQHAPDICLMDIEMPVKSGLEAAEELKGMNCKVIILTTFARTGYFERALKGGVRGYLLKDSPIEELAEAIRQVMNGRRIFAPDLVDEAYVEENPLTEREHAVLGLMADGKNTKEIAGHLFITTGTVRNYISIILNKLNASNRIEAITRSKEKGWFK from the coding sequence ATGATCAGAATCGTCATTGCCGAAGATCAGCGTATGATGTTAGGCGCATTATCATCCCTGCTGAATCTGGAGGAGGATATGGAGGTTGTCGGACAAGCCAGCAATGGCCAGGAAGCCCTTGCACTTGTGCAGCAGCATGCCCCTGACATCTGTTTAATGGATATTGAAATGCCTGTGAAGAGCGGGCTGGAAGCTGCTGAGGAACTTAAGGGCATGAACTGTAAAGTCATTATCCTTACCACGTTTGCCAGAACCGGATATTTCGAAAGGGCACTCAAAGGGGGAGTTCGGGGATATCTGCTGAAAGACAGCCCGATTGAAGAACTGGCTGAGGCAATCCGCCAAGTGATGAATGGAAGACGTATCTTCGCTCCCGATCTGGTGGATGAAGCTTATGTGGAGGAAAACCCGTTAACTGAACGGGAACATGCCGTGCTCGGTCTCATGGCTGATGGAAAAAACACAAAAGAAATCGCTGGTCATTTGTTCATTACTACAGGGACTGTGCGGAATTACATTTCCATCATCCTGAATAAGTTAAACGCGAGCAACCGCATAGAAGCGATCACCCGATCTAAGGAAAAGGGATGGTTTAAGTAA